One segment of Amycolatopsis alba DSM 44262 DNA contains the following:
- a CDS encoding exonuclease SbcCD subunit D codes for MKLLHTSDWHIGRTFHGADLLAEQEAVLGHLADLVVAESVDVVLVSGDIYDRAVPSAEAVRVATTALGRLRDAGAKLVMTPGNHDSAPRLGAFAEFAAAGGLYLRATIDGIAEPVLLPDEHGDVALYGIPYLEPEPARHALGVPEARGHTGVLTEAMRRIREDLAARPSGTRSVVLAHAFVTGGEPTESERTIAVGGVEQVPGSVFDGVDYVALGHLHGPQTLAEHLRYSGSPLAYSFSETRQRKSVWLVDLDADGLAEVRRHELPVPRHLAMLRGELAELLEDPEHDELTEHFLSFTVTDRVRPIDAMRKLRERFPYAVHMDWQPEGGHDGAALKYAEAVRGRSDVEITRSFLEDCRGSEPSESEERLVLAALGAAGREREV; via the coding sequence GTGAAGCTCCTGCACACGTCCGACTGGCACATCGGCCGTACCTTCCACGGCGCCGATCTGCTCGCCGAACAGGAAGCCGTGCTCGGTCACCTCGCCGATCTGGTGGTCGCCGAGTCGGTCGACGTCGTGCTCGTGTCCGGGGACATCTACGACCGCGCGGTGCCCTCGGCGGAGGCCGTCCGGGTGGCCACCACCGCGCTGGGCAGGCTCCGCGACGCCGGGGCGAAGCTGGTGATGACGCCGGGCAACCACGACTCCGCGCCGCGGCTGGGCGCGTTCGCCGAATTCGCCGCGGCGGGCGGGCTGTACCTGCGCGCCACCATCGACGGCATCGCCGAACCGGTGCTGCTGCCCGACGAACACGGTGACGTCGCCCTCTACGGCATCCCGTACCTCGAACCGGAGCCCGCGCGTCACGCCCTCGGCGTGCCCGAGGCCCGCGGTCACACCGGCGTCCTCACCGAGGCGATGCGGCGGATCCGCGAGGACCTCGCCGCCCGGCCGTCCGGAACGCGGTCGGTGGTGCTGGCGCACGCCTTCGTCACCGGCGGCGAGCCGACCGAATCCGAGCGGACCATCGCGGTCGGCGGCGTCGAGCAGGTGCCGGGTTCGGTGTTCGACGGCGTCGATTACGTCGCACTCGGCCATCTCCACGGGCCGCAGACCCTCGCCGAGCACCTGCGCTATTCGGGCAGTCCGCTGGCGTACTCGTTTTCCGAGACACGCCAACGGAAGTCGGTATGGCTGGTCGATCTCGACGCCGACGGTCTCGCCGAGGTCCGGCGCCACGAACTGCCGGTCCCGCGGCATCTCGCGATGCTGCGCGGCGAGCTGGCGGAACTCCTTGAGGACCCGGAGCACGACGAACTCACCGAACATTTCCTCTCCTTCACGGTCACCGACCGGGTCCGCCCGATCGACGCCATGCGCAAGCTGCGCGAGCGGTTCCCGTACGCGGTGCACATGGACTGGCAGCCGGAAGGCGGGCACGACGGAGCCGCGCTGAAGTACGCCGAAGCCGTCCGAGGGCGATCCGATGTTGAGATCACCCGCAGTTTTCTTGAGGACTGCCGCGGCTCCGAGCCATCGGAGAGCGAAGAGCGGCTGGTGCTGGCGGCGCTGGGCGCGGCGGGCAGGGAGCGCGAAGTATGA
- the rmuC gene encoding DNA recombination protein RmuC yields the protein MATVITTAAVVLALLLLAAVALLWRLYNDGMRRADAAAKQVAAERAKADQQQLALRRYEVAFASISGRGELGEQVLLETARALGLREELHFTLQTDLAGGGAAKPDMVLRVGGGRTVPVDAKASMACWAEAVETDNPEERLDALRVHVRQIRSRAAELAGKGYQRWADAIYGTIMFVPSDAAVVAALDTDPELLRWLLDRRVFLCGPTGFAVLASAALFAATERALVEDVEQVRAGAAAAHRAAGNAVDALNLSSTHLQRFISARRRELEALESFRSTVSPLTDAAGSPAPVPLIRKGDELPAS from the coding sequence GTGGCGACGGTGATCACCACCGCGGCCGTCGTGCTCGCGCTTCTGCTGCTCGCCGCCGTCGCGTTGCTGTGGCGGCTGTACAACGACGGCATGCGGCGGGCGGACGCGGCGGCGAAACAAGTCGCCGCCGAACGCGCGAAGGCGGATCAGCAGCAGCTCGCGCTACGCCGGTATGAGGTCGCCTTCGCCTCGATCAGCGGCCGTGGCGAACTGGGCGAACAGGTCCTCCTGGAGACCGCACGCGCGCTCGGGCTCCGCGAGGAGCTGCACTTCACGCTGCAAACGGACCTGGCGGGCGGCGGCGCGGCGAAACCGGACATGGTGCTGCGGGTCGGCGGCGGGCGGACGGTGCCTGTCGACGCGAAGGCGAGCATGGCCTGCTGGGCCGAAGCGGTCGAGACCGACAACCCCGAAGAACGGCTCGACGCGCTGCGCGTCCACGTGCGCCAGATCCGGTCGCGAGCGGCCGAACTGGCGGGCAAGGGCTACCAGCGCTGGGCCGACGCGATCTACGGGACGATCATGTTCGTCCCGTCCGACGCGGCCGTGGTCGCCGCGCTGGACACCGACCCGGAACTGCTGCGCTGGCTGCTGGACAGGCGCGTCTTTCTCTGCGGACCGACCGGATTCGCCGTACTGGCCTCCGCCGCGCTGTTCGCCGCGACCGAGCGGGCCCTGGTCGAGGACGTCGAGCAGGTGCGGGCGGGTGCGGCGGCCGCGCACCGGGCGGCGGGCAACGCCGTGGACGCGCTGAACCTGTCGAGCACCCATCTACAGCGGTTCATCTCGGCCCGGCGCCGGGAGCTGGAAGCGCTCGAGAGTTTCCGGAGCACGGTCTCCCCGCTGACCGACGCGGCGGGCAGCCCGGCACCGGTTCCCTTGATCAGGAAGGGGGACGAACTACCGGCCTCGTGA
- a CDS encoding DUF6542 domain-containing protein has protein sequence MTAIRDRQSDPDADDVPVAWDERPLVGARRGLPWWAAVLVGFGLAILGAFIDMMTQKDLGLLFKIFYALGAVAAVVAVQRRGLFGPMVQPPLVLAVTVPGVILLTSDNSKDSSLIERAFDIGNPLINGFPTMAITTGVTLAIGFFRIYRERDPDAPVKVKGGTKPERRDDAKAEARPAAAAPGRGRPASRTGQTPPPPSRRGAPREGAPPRRRPPADDERRPRRDAEPGARKPPPPGRQPRRPRPEDGGEPRRRDPRGESAPGAPRRRPPRSDDPRRGGQPPRRRPWDDER, from the coding sequence GTGACCGCGATTCGCGATCGCCAGAGCGATCCTGATGCCGACGACGTTCCCGTAGCCTGGGACGAGCGTCCGCTCGTCGGCGCCAGGCGCGGGCTGCCCTGGTGGGCCGCCGTCCTGGTGGGCTTCGGGCTCGCCATCCTTGGCGCCTTCATCGACATGATGACGCAGAAGGACCTGGGCCTGCTGTTCAAGATCTTCTACGCGCTCGGCGCGGTGGCCGCCGTGGTCGCCGTCCAGCGCAGAGGGCTGTTCGGCCCGATGGTGCAGCCGCCCCTGGTCCTCGCTGTGACCGTTCCGGGAGTCATCCTCCTGACCTCGGACAACAGCAAGGACTCCAGCCTGATCGAGAGAGCCTTCGACATCGGGAACCCGCTGATCAACGGGTTCCCGACGATGGCCATCACCACCGGCGTCACCTTGGCGATCGGCTTCTTCCGGATCTACCGCGAACGCGATCCCGATGCCCCGGTGAAGGTGAAGGGCGGCACCAAACCGGAACGCCGCGACGACGCCAAGGCCGAGGCCCGCCCCGCGGCCGCCGCACCGGGCCGTGGCCGTCCGGCCTCCCGGACCGGTCAGACCCCGCCCCCGCCTTCCCGCCGCGGTGCTCCGCGAGAAGGCGCGCCGCCCCGCCGCCGTCCGCCCGCCGACGACGAGCGGCGTCCTCGCCGCGACGCCGAGCCCGGTGCCCGCAAGCCGCCGCCTCCTGGACGGCAGCCGCGTCGGCCACGCCCGGAAGACGGCGGCGAACCCCGCCGCCGCGACCCACGTGGCGAAAGCGCGCCCGGTGCCCCGCGGCGCCGTCCGCCGCGTTCGGACGACCCGCGCCGTGGTGGTCAGCCACCTCGCCGCCGCCCGTGGGACGACGAGCGGTAG
- a CDS encoding 4-hydroxy-3-methylbut-2-enyl diphosphate reductase, with protein MSSASPGITPAGSPTITESGVPAGGKRVLLAKPRGYCAGVDRAVIAVEKALELYGAPVYVRKEIVHNRHVVETLRDRGVIFVDETSEVPEGELVVFSAHGVSPAVHAEAAERNLRTIDATCPLVTKVHKEVNRFAKDDYDILLIGHEGHEEVEGTAGEAPDKVQLVDTAEDVDKVEIRDPSKVIWLSQTTLSVDETMERVDQLRDRFPGLADPPSDDICYATTNRQVAVKAMAAECDLVLVVGSTNSSNSKRLVEVALKAGARASHLVDFAHEVDEAWLEGVETVGVTSGASVPEVLVMDLLAWLAERGWGDVDEVTTANEKIAFALPHELRKVGKA; from the coding sequence ATGAGTTCTGCGAGTCCCGGAATCACGCCCGCCGGCAGTCCGACGATCACCGAGTCCGGTGTGCCGGCAGGTGGCAAACGTGTCCTGCTCGCCAAGCCTCGCGGTTACTGCGCGGGTGTCGACCGCGCGGTCATCGCCGTCGAAAAGGCACTCGAGCTCTACGGCGCACCGGTGTACGTGCGCAAGGAGATCGTGCACAACCGGCACGTCGTGGAGACCCTGCGCGACCGCGGGGTGATCTTCGTCGACGAGACCTCCGAGGTGCCGGAAGGCGAACTGGTGGTGTTCTCCGCGCACGGCGTCTCGCCCGCGGTGCACGCCGAGGCGGCCGAGCGCAATCTGCGGACCATCGACGCGACCTGCCCGCTCGTGACCAAGGTGCACAAGGAAGTCAACCGGTTCGCGAAGGACGACTACGACATCCTGCTGATCGGCCACGAAGGCCACGAAGAGGTCGAAGGCACCGCCGGCGAGGCTCCCGACAAGGTGCAGCTCGTCGACACCGCCGAAGACGTCGACAAGGTCGAGATCCGCGACCCGTCGAAGGTCATCTGGCTCTCACAGACCACCCTTTCGGTGGACGAGACCATGGAGCGCGTCGATCAGCTGCGGGACAGGTTCCCCGGCTTGGCCGACCCGCCCAGCGACGACATCTGCTACGCCACCACGAACCGCCAGGTCGCGGTCAAGGCCATGGCCGCCGAGTGCGACCTGGTGCTGGTGGTCGGCTCGACGAACTCGTCCAACTCGAAGCGTCTGGTCGAGGTCGCGCTGAAGGCGGGGGCGCGCGCGTCGCACCTGGTCGACTTCGCGCACGAGGTCGACGAAGCGTGGCTCGAAGGCGTCGAGACCGTCGGCGTCACGAGCGGTGCTTCGGTGCCGGAGGTGCTGGTCATGGACCTGCTGGCGTGGCTGGCCGAGCGCGGCTGGGGCGACGTCGACGAGGTCACCACGGCCAACGAGAAGATCGCTTTCGCGCTGCCGCACGAACTGCGGAAGGTCGGCAAGGCCTGA
- a CDS encoding lipid droplet-associated protein, producing MKPLPLPLRVAAGLAVTTAERVRELPKQLTGLPVTVVSQVLQFSMRVQQHVTELAIKGDDALSGLRPVEDAPSWATFDEDLPPDLGERRYERDSCVIPLHEDTEVPEPRAEVNGHLGVLDELEALTEDPWAEEERALAEDHADGEFDSASAPVTSGPAGLDDYDTLTLPQLRARLRRFDLAQLEELLTYERANADRASFVGMLARRIGNVKKADGDGAEGQ from the coding sequence ATGAAGCCTCTCCCGCTCCCCCTCCGGGTCGCCGCGGGCCTCGCCGTCACCACCGCCGAGCGGGTTCGCGAACTTCCCAAGCAGCTCACCGGGCTCCCCGTCACGGTGGTCAGCCAGGTGCTCCAGTTCTCCATGCGTGTGCAGCAGCACGTCACCGAGCTCGCCATCAAGGGCGACGACGCGCTGTCGGGCCTCCGCCCGGTCGAGGACGCCCCCAGCTGGGCCACCTTCGACGAAGACCTCCCGCCTGACCTCGGGGAACGCCGGTACGAACGCGACTCGTGCGTGATCCCGCTGCATGAGGACACCGAGGTCCCCGAGCCGCGCGCCGAGGTGAACGGTCACCTCGGTGTTCTCGATGAACTCGAAGCGCTCACCGAAGACCCGTGGGCCGAGGAGGAGCGCGCGCTCGCCGAGGACCACGCCGACGGCGAGTTCGACAGCGCGAGCGCGCCCGTGACCTCGGGTCCCGCCGGGCTGGATGACTACGACACGCTCACCCTTCCTCAGCTGCGTGCCCGGCTGCGCCGGTTCGATCTCGCGCAGCTGGAAGAACTGCTGACCTACGAACGGGCGAACGCCGACCGGGCGTCGTTCGTCGGCATGCTGGCGCGGCGCATCGGGAACGTGAAGAAGGCCGACGGCGACGGCGCGGAAGGCCAGTGA